The Vibrio penaeicida sequence ATGCAGACGAACGCATTGATGAAACATTAAAAAGTAATATTCTTGATATGTTAGAAAATGTCCCCGATAACACCGTTTTTAATCTTAATGAGCTAACTTGGGTCTTTGGTCGATTCCTAAAACATTCGGGCTGGTACTATCGACATGTCCGCCTTTACCCCAACAAGCTAACAACGTACAACGACAACCTCGTTCATGAATCAGTCGTTATTCCCGACGGATGTAAAGTGGCAGAGCTCGATGGCGATATCCTTCACTACTCCTACAAAAACCTGAACCATTATCTCGTTAAGTCAGCCGGTTACGGCAAAGCTTGGGCGGATCAAAGACAAGCTAAAGGAAAAAAAGCGTCGCTGTCTCAGGGGGTGGTTCATGCACTCGCCTGTTTTATGAAAATGTATGTACTAAAGCGAGGCTTTTTAGATGGGAAACAAGGATTCTTGATTGCTTTGTTATCCGCGCATTCTACCTTTATCAAATACGCAGATTTGTGGGCGAGAGATAACGATCCCCATTATAAATAATGGGTGACTAAACCCTATGCTAAAGGGCAGTTTATGCTATATCTGCCCACCACTTCTTCACTTGCTCGGCGCATTCCGCCACATCAATACGAGACATATCTTCTTGCTGGTCTTTACTGCTGGCTTCAGGTGGGCAAAAAGCAATGTGCTTCCCTTCTGAATTAATGGGTCGCCAGCGAAGTGGCGTTGCTGAGCGCTTGCTCGGAAAGAACCCGACCGTGGGTACATCCAACGTTGCTGCTATATGAAGGGGTCCCGTCGAGCCCGCAATAAACATGTCTGCACAAGCAATGGAATAGGTAAAATCGACCAGCCCATCATTTTTGCTGTATACCACTGACTTCACACCAAGATCGGACAACAAAGCATGCAATTCCATGGCTTTACTTTCTTCACCCGGACCAGCCGTGAGAATGTATTCTCTATCTACCTGCAAATTTTTGATAAACGCTGAATACTGTTCCAATGATAGGTTATTAGCCGAACCGCCGCTGCCTGCATGAACAAACACCCAAGGTTTGTCTTGGGAGATATCTAACTGCCTAGACAGTTTGTCCTTTTGCGCAGCTAAAACATCTGCCGTTATAGTCAAATAAGGTGCGTTGGGCTCAACAATCTTGCCTCCGACACCCGATAAAAATGAGCGAACAAGATCGAGATTGTACTCAAACTCGGGTTTAGCCGATTGTGAACGTTTCTGTTTGATTCGTTTGTTGTAAAAAATCTGGGCAATTTTCGTTGCGGGCGCAAGGCGATAGGGAATTTTGGCTTTCCATACCAGTGATGCGTTGTAAGAAGTAGAGAATAAATTGATTGAAGCGTCAAATTGCTCCGATTTTATTCGTCTCACCAGCTCCGTTTTTTCTTGTTTCGGCGCTTTTGAACCACAATCGACGATAACAGAATCAATCCAAGGGCAAAGCTCTGCCAATGCTTTGGTGTAACCTGGGACAAGTGCGGTAATTTCTACGTCAGGCATTGATTGTTTTAGCATAGCGAAACTCGGCCATGCCAACATAAAATCGCCTATCTTATCGTTTCGAATAACCAGTATTTTTTTCATCTTATTTTCCGCACTGTGGTTCGCCACACATGATACCCAGTTACATAGCGAAGTTTGAGTGTTTTTTGCTATGATGACAGCAGATTAATGAATAAAAGCAAGCGAGTAAAATGTGTCAGCAAAACGTATCTCCCGAG is a genomic window containing:
- a CDS encoding glycosyltransferase family 2 protein codes for the protein MTQLSQSNRATIAAVIITKNEEDSLKDCLESLTWVDEIVIVDSGSTDKTEAIAKQYTGKFFINSDWPGFGKQKQLAQSYTECDWILAVDADERIDETLKSNILDMLENVPDNTVFNLNELTWVFGRFLKHSGWYYRHVRLYPNKLTTYNDNLVHESVVIPDGCKVAELDGDILHYSYKNLNHYLVKSAGYGKAWADQRQAKGKKASLSQGVVHALACFMKMYVLKRGFLDGKQGFLIALLSAHSTFIKYADLWARDNDPHYK
- a CDS encoding glycosyltransferase family 9 protein; this translates as MKKILVIRNDKIGDFMLAWPSFAMLKQSMPDVEITALVPGYTKALAELCPWIDSVIVDCGSKAPKQEKTELVRRIKSEQFDASINLFSTSYNASLVWKAKIPYRLAPATKIAQIFYNKRIKQKRSQSAKPEFEYNLDLVRSFLSGVGGKIVEPNAPYLTITADVLAAQKDKLSRQLDISQDKPWVFVHAGSGGSANNLSLEQYSAFIKNLQVDREYILTAGPGEESKAMELHALLSDLGVKSVVYSKNDGLVDFTYSIACADMFIAGSTGPLHIAATLDVPTVGFFPSKRSATPLRWRPINSEGKHIAFCPPEASSKDQQEDMSRIDVAECAEQVKKWWADIA